From one Nitrospirota bacterium genomic stretch:
- a CDS encoding aminotransferase class V-fold PLP-dependent enzyme has product MEHLPDLNRRAFLVRTGLTLSAGLLSGVLPPLSQATPAASSSKLDTWASVRKQFFLSRDFIHMTGFLLASHPAPVRAAIERHRRGLDENPAHYWFDNEEKFEAEVLRAAAEYMGVNPADIALTDSTTMGLGLLYGGLALREGQEILTTTHDHYSTQVSLQHRAERTGASVRTIPLYQDLKTVSKQEIVETLIRDIRPQTRYVAVTWVHSSTGLKLPIREMADALAKVNASREEADRVIFCVDGVHGFGAEDVTMADLGCDFFIAGCHKWMLGPRGTGVVWGKPSAWPLAQATIPTFNMEAYRIWMKDMPPHDVPTSAIMTPGGFHSFEHRWALNEAFRFHLSIGKARIAERIHALNRQLKEAMARMKHVTIRTPLAEDLSAGIVCFEIDGLKPEQAVARLRERKIIASETPYAVKYVRLAPSLLTSPEDVEKTVRAVKTLTS; this is encoded by the coding sequence ATGGAGCATCTTCCTGATCTAAACCGCCGGGCGTTTCTGGTGAGGACCGGGCTCACGTTGAGCGCGGGGCTACTGTCCGGCGTTCTGCCCCCGTTGTCGCAAGCAACTCCCGCCGCCTCGTCGTCCAAGCTCGATACCTGGGCATCGGTGCGCAAGCAGTTCTTTCTCTCGCGAGACTTCATCCACATGACGGGTTTCCTGCTGGCCTCGCACCCGGCTCCGGTGCGTGCCGCGATCGAGCGGCATCGCCGCGGCCTCGACGAGAACCCGGCCCATTACTGGTTCGACAACGAGGAGAAGTTCGAGGCGGAGGTGCTGCGGGCTGCGGCCGAGTACATGGGCGTCAATCCCGCCGACATCGCCCTGACCGACAGCACGACCATGGGCCTGGGGCTTTTGTACGGAGGGCTGGCTCTGCGCGAAGGACAGGAAATTCTCACGACGACCCACGACCATTATTCGACACAGGTCTCCTTGCAACACCGGGCCGAGCGGACCGGCGCGTCGGTGCGGACGATTCCCCTGTATCAAGACCTGAAGACCGTCTCGAAGCAGGAGATCGTCGAGACCCTCATCCGGGACATCAGGCCGCAGACCCGCTATGTGGCCGTTACCTGGGTCCATTCGAGCACCGGACTCAAGCTACCGATCCGCGAGATGGCCGATGCGCTCGCCAAGGTGAACGCGTCTCGCGAAGAAGCCGACCGCGTGATCTTCTGCGTGGACGGAGTGCACGGGTTCGGCGCGGAGGACGTCACGATGGCGGACCTTGGCTGCGATTTCTTCATCGCCGGCTGCCACAAGTGGATGCTCGGTCCTCGAGGCACCGGGGTGGTCTGGGGCAAGCCAAGCGCCTGGCCCCTGGCCCAGGCGACGATTCCCACGTTCAACATGGAGGCCTACCGGATCTGGATGAAGGATATGCCCCCTCACGATGTCCCCACGTCGGCGATCATGACTCCCGGCGGGTTTCACTCCTTCGAGCACCGGTGGGCCTTGAACGAGGCCTTCCGGTTTCATCTGTCGATCGGCAAGGCGCGCATTGCCGAGCGCATCCATGCGCTGAACCGGCAGCTGAAGGAAGCGATGGCCCGCATGAAGCATGTGACGATCCGTACGCCGCTGGCGGAGGACCTCTCGGCCGGGATCGTCTGCTTCGAGATCGACGGCTTGAAACCGGAGCAGGCGGTCGCCCGCTTGCGCGAACGGAAGATCATCGCGAGCGAAACCCCCTATGCCGTCAAGTACGTTCGCTTGGCCCCAAGCCTCCTGACATCGCCGGAGGATGTCGAGAAGACGGTACGGGCGGTCAAGACCCTCACGAGCTGA
- a CDS encoding arylamine N-acetyltransferase translates to MRDRRATEGQNLDVAAYAARLAYRGKLDLSVDTLRGLHEAHAFTVPFENLDVHLERPISLDPSVLFKKIVQERRGGYCFELNGLFAVILETLGFTVHRLMARVLYGAAMVRPLSHEVLLVDVEGARWIADVGFGGNGLIAPFPLCAGHEERQYQDHFRLIGHEDRNRRTFALQFETRGTWHDLYEFTLEPYRPEDYILANYYHSHASDSLFVQHVICTKPTIEGRVTLLDRKLKVRTKGVTQHSTVNLLDDFQTLLKAHFGIEHDGIAGGVARTWDRLGV, encoded by the coding sequence ATGCGCGACCGGCGGGCGACGGAAGGGCAGAATCTCGACGTAGCTGCCTATGCGGCTCGTCTCGCCTATCGCGGCAAGCTCGATCTTTCCGTGGACACCTTACGTGGTCTCCATGAAGCCCATGCGTTCACCGTGCCCTTTGAGAACCTGGACGTGCATCTGGAGCGGCCGATTTCCCTCGACCCGTCGGTTCTCTTCAAGAAGATCGTTCAGGAGCGGCGGGGCGGGTATTGCTTCGAATTGAACGGACTCTTTGCGGTGATTCTGGAAACGCTCGGGTTCACCGTCCACCGGCTCATGGCGCGGGTGCTGTACGGCGCGGCCATGGTCAGACCGCTCAGTCACGAAGTGTTGCTGGTGGACGTCGAGGGGGCCCGCTGGATTGCCGACGTCGGCTTCGGTGGAAACGGGCTCATTGCTCCCTTCCCCCTCTGCGCCGGCCACGAAGAGCGACAGTACCAGGACCATTTTCGCCTGATCGGGCATGAGGACCGGAACAGGAGGACGTTTGCGCTCCAGTTCGAAACCCGTGGCACGTGGCATGACCTCTATGAGTTTACGCTTGAACCGTACCGGCCAGAGGATTATATATTGGCCAACTACTATCACTCGCATGCGTCGGATTCCCTCTTTGTGCAGCACGTCATTTGCACGAAACCGACCATCGAGGGTCGCGTGACGCTCCTCGATCGAAAACTCAAGGTTCGGACCAAAGGCGTGACCCAACACTCCACAGTGAACCTCCTCGACGATTTCCAGACGCTCCTGAAGGCCCACTTCGGGATCGAGCATGACGGGATCGCCGGGGGTGTCGCACGAACATGGGACCGACTTGGCGTCTAA
- a CDS encoding class I SAM-dependent methyltransferase has product MTGSPGVSHEHGTDLASNSSLLAKPAGLTLSSWERLAHAFEGEVCDIVAADCRQVIGRAVDGLRRDFSQATLLDLGCGIGTFIQTHGRRFRSVCGADFSSNMLRYAKRRCQGVPKVRWMQADLSQIDHAAMPTGDVTVCLNVVTSPSKRIRNKMLRSLWKLTNAGGTTLLVVPSLESTLFVHRTIKRDQLTGASKRKLLSQGILMCDGVAQKYFSKREVLDSMQKAGFRKCTARRVWIPWSEEGLEDGHPRLNGKALPWDWLVLGHK; this is encoded by the coding sequence ATGACGGGATCGCCGGGGGTGTCGCACGAACATGGGACCGACTTGGCGTCTAACTCCTCTCTCCTGGCGAAACCAGCCGGTCTGACACTCAGCTCATGGGAGCGCCTTGCCCATGCCTTCGAAGGAGAAGTCTGCGATATCGTCGCCGCCGATTGCCGGCAGGTGATCGGACGGGCTGTCGACGGTCTGCGCCGCGACTTCTCGCAAGCCACCCTGCTCGATCTGGGCTGTGGAATCGGGACGTTTATCCAGACCCATGGCCGCCGCTTCCGGTCCGTCTGCGGAGCCGATTTCTCGTCGAACATGTTGCGGTATGCGAAGCGCCGCTGCCAGGGCGTTCCCAAGGTGCGGTGGATGCAAGCCGACCTGAGTCAGATCGATCACGCAGCGATGCCGACCGGAGACGTGACGGTCTGCCTGAACGTCGTCACCTCTCCGAGCAAGCGGATCAGGAACAAGATGCTGCGGTCTCTGTGGAAGCTGACCAACGCCGGCGGCACCACGTTGCTCGTGGTGCCCTCGCTCGAGTCCACGCTCTTTGTACATCGCACGATCAAGCGGGACCAGCTAACGGGCGCCTCGAAACGCAAGCTGCTCTCCCAGGGCATTCTCATGTGCGACGGCGTGGCGCAAAAGTATTTCTCGAAACGAGAGGTACTCGACTCGATGCAGAAGGCGGGCTTCCGCAAGTGCACGGCCCGCCGCGTGTGGATTCCCTGGTCGGAAGAAGGGCTGGAGGACGGCCATCCGCGACTCAATGGGAAGGCGCTGCCCTGGGACTGGCTCGTCTTGGGGCACAAGTAG
- a CDS encoding ketol-acid reductoisomerase has protein sequence MQRLLCIIAMLGVCSTGCQSGLPQSRESPAGHEILVTKNHVRETIEHEKAFAQYYDVKAPPGENWFAIDLGTSPVLVVAGHATAQTREGTRKAADRGTGSLAVMLHKLTGATAIYTVYESPSDPNYDDDNTFKETLSKLLQEIQPVLVLDLHTSHADRPYAVDFGTMGGKSLLERAEVLGQLEDALRGAGVRDFSNDYFPARHHHTITKWVSGHGVPCIQLEINSTWLIRAVDNPAEFHRFEKLLQGLVNFLQGFEPPDANRASTDLSIPVAR, from the coding sequence ATGCAACGACTGCTCTGCATCATCGCGATGCTGGGTGTCTGCTCGACCGGATGCCAATCCGGTCTTCCCCAAAGCCGCGAGTCCCCAGCCGGTCACGAAATCCTCGTCACCAAGAACCATGTCAGGGAAACCATCGAGCACGAGAAGGCCTTTGCCCAGTACTACGATGTGAAGGCCCCCCCGGGAGAGAACTGGTTCGCCATCGACTTGGGCACGTCGCCGGTGCTGGTCGTGGCCGGCCATGCTACCGCGCAGACCAGAGAAGGGACGCGCAAGGCGGCGGACCGAGGCACCGGGTCCCTCGCCGTCATGCTGCACAAACTGACGGGCGCCACGGCGATCTATACCGTGTATGAAAGTCCGTCGGACCCCAATTACGACGACGACAATACGTTTAAAGAGACCCTGTCGAAATTGCTCCAGGAGATCCAGCCGGTTCTCGTCCTCGACTTACACACATCGCATGCGGATCGACCCTATGCGGTGGACTTTGGAACGATGGGCGGCAAGTCGCTCTTGGAGCGGGCGGAAGTTCTGGGACAACTGGAGGATGCGTTACGCGGAGCGGGGGTGCGGGACTTCTCGAACGATTACTTCCCGGCCCGGCACCATCACACGATCACCAAATGGGTGTCCGGTCACGGCGTGCCCTGCATCCAGCTGGAAATCAATTCCACCTGGCTGATCCGTGCCGTCGATAATCCCGCAGAATTCCACCGCTTCGAAAAGCTGCTACAGGGGCTGGTGAACTTCCTGCAAGGCTTTGAGCCCCCGGATGCCAACAGGGCGTCCACCGACCTCTCAATTCCGGTCGCACGCTAA
- a CDS encoding NUDIX hydrolase yields the protein MTRNIYTGRVVTLNLDTVTLPNGATVELETIRHPGAAAVVPLKDDGTVVLVRQFRHAAGGFIYEIPAGKLSPGEAPILCAARETEEEIGYRAGSLELLASIFTAPGFADEVIHIYLGTDLSPSKQRLEPDEVLEIAEMPLGKAMALIQDGTIRDGKTIVGLQSVYLRQQAC from the coding sequence GTGACCAGGAACATCTATACGGGACGGGTGGTGACGCTGAACCTGGACACGGTCACCTTGCCCAACGGAGCCACTGTCGAGCTGGAAACGATCCGCCACCCAGGCGCCGCCGCCGTGGTGCCGCTGAAGGACGACGGGACCGTCGTCCTGGTCCGGCAATTCCGTCATGCCGCCGGCGGGTTCATCTATGAAATCCCGGCCGGCAAGTTGAGCCCGGGCGAGGCCCCCATCCTCTGCGCCGCGCGCGAAACGGAAGAAGAGATCGGCTACCGGGCCGGGTCGCTCGAACTCCTCGCCAGCATCTTCACAGCCCCGGGATTCGCCGACGAAGTCATCCACATCTACCTGGGAACCGATCTGTCCCCAAGCAAGCAGCGGCTGGAACCAGACGAGGTGCTGGAGATCGCCGAGATGCCGCTGGGAAAAGCCATGGCGTTGATCCAGGACGGCACCATTCGCGACGGAAAAACGATCGTGGGGCTCCAGTCGGTGTACCTGCGGCAACAAGCTTGCTGA
- the gcvT gene encoding glycine cleavage system aminomethyltransferase GcvT — translation MMKRTPLYDRHVAAGAKLVDFAGWEMPIQYSGVVDEYQTVRTAAGLFDVSHMGRFTVEGRDALAFLQKVVTSNVAPLAVGAAQYSMVCNPTGGIMDDIFIYRLTTTRFLLCINASNRDKVFAWFCAKAPQGDVRLSDESDELAQIALQGPQAPSILMALCPAADTLKPRQCLETDVLGAHGVVSRTGYTGEVGYELYLPSPSAKTVWDALMKAGASAGLKPCGLGSRDLLRLEVGYLLYGNDIDEQTTPLEASAAFTVDFTKGEFIGSRALQEQQATGPAKRLVGFELLEKGVPRHGMTILSDGQDVGLVSSGNLSPRLQKGIGLGYVPAKLSAPGTPLQIDIRGRVHPAVVVKLPFYKRK, via the coding sequence ATGATGAAACGAACACCACTCTATGACAGACACGTCGCGGCCGGCGCCAAGCTGGTGGATTTCGCCGGCTGGGAGATGCCGATCCAATATTCGGGCGTCGTGGACGAGTACCAGACCGTCCGCACCGCCGCGGGGCTCTTCGACGTGAGCCACATGGGTCGCTTCACGGTGGAGGGCCGCGATGCGCTGGCCTTCCTGCAGAAGGTCGTGACGAGCAACGTCGCACCCTTGGCGGTGGGGGCCGCGCAATACTCGATGGTCTGCAACCCAACCGGCGGGATCATGGACGATATCTTCATCTATCGCCTGACCACCACCCGGTTCCTCCTCTGCATCAACGCCTCGAACCGCGACAAGGTCTTCGCCTGGTTCTGCGCCAAGGCGCCGCAGGGCGACGTGCGCCTCAGCGACGAGAGCGACGAGCTGGCGCAGATCGCGCTGCAAGGGCCGCAGGCCCCGTCCATCCTGATGGCCCTGTGTCCCGCGGCCGACACGCTGAAGCCGCGGCAATGCCTGGAAACCGATGTCTTGGGAGCCCACGGCGTCGTCTCCCGAACCGGCTACACCGGCGAAGTCGGCTACGAACTCTACCTGCCCTCGCCGTCGGCCAAGACGGTCTGGGATGCGCTGATGAAGGCCGGCGCGTCCGCCGGCCTCAAACCCTGCGGCTTGGGCTCCCGCGACTTGCTTCGCCTGGAAGTCGGATACCTCCTGTACGGGAACGATATCGACGAGCAGACCACGCCGCTGGAAGCCAGCGCGGCGTTCACCGTGGATTTCACCAAAGGAGAGTTCATCGGCAGCCGGGCTCTGCAGGAGCAGCAAGCGACCGGTCCGGCCAAGCGCCTGGTCGGGTTTGAATTGCTCGAAAAAGGCGTGCCCCGCCATGGGATGACAATCCTGTCGGACGGGCAGGACGTCGGCCTCGTCTCCAGCGGCAACTTGTCGCCCCGCTTGCAGAAAGGCATCGGCCTGGGCTATGTCCCGGCGAAGCTCAGCGCACCGGGCACTCCGCTTCAGATTGACATCCGGGGCCGTGTGCATCCGGCCGTCGTCGTGAAGCTGCCTTTTTACAAAAGGAAGTAG
- a CDS encoding FKBP-type peptidyl-prolyl cis-trans isomerase, producing the protein MRTQWMIVAAILGTFALAPWAGAGEKAGDKPAGGPAVTTDSGLQYIDLVEGKGRQAELGDQATVHYTGWLANGTKFDSSLDRGQPFSFRVGAGQVIKGWDEGVGTMKIGGKRKLIIPPDLAYGPRGAGNVIPPNATLTFEVELLGLR; encoded by the coding sequence ATGAGGACACAGTGGATGATCGTCGCCGCCATTCTGGGAACATTCGCCTTAGCCCCCTGGGCGGGGGCCGGCGAGAAGGCCGGGGACAAGCCAGCGGGCGGCCCGGCAGTCACCACCGACTCGGGGCTCCAATACATTGATCTGGTGGAAGGGAAGGGCCGGCAAGCCGAGTTGGGCGACCAGGCCACGGTCCACTACACAGGCTGGCTGGCCAATGGCACCAAGTTCGACAGTTCGCTGGATCGCGGCCAGCCCTTTTCCTTTCGCGTCGGAGCCGGGCAGGTCATCAAGGGATGGGATGAAGGGGTCGGCACGATGAAAATCGGCGGCAAGCGGAAGTTGATCATCCCGCCGGACCTCGCCTATGGCCCGCGAGGAGCCGGCAATGTGATCCCGCCCAACGCCACGCTGACCTTTGAAGTCGAACTGCTCGGATTACGGTAG
- a CDS encoding S58 family peptidase produces the protein MLLLLSGTAATAGSGRPAGTEEPRHRARDLGIAIGRYQPGPLNAITDVAGVTVGQVTLIKGQGVLKPGEGPVRTGLTVVIPREDVWHKKVPAASFVLNGTGEMTGLAWVAESGFLEYPIALTNTLNVPRVANGVMSWMIKRYPDIGITDDTLTPLVAECDDSRLNDSQGRHVSEADVIAALDGAKDGPVTEGAVGAGTGMVSYGFKGGIGTSSRRLPAEEGGYTIGVLVNANHGRRDELLVAGVPVGKLYDNDSKSQQSRRPQEDEARLTARESWLSGQEGSIIILIATDAPLEARQLGRLAKRAALGLARTGSTARHGSGDFILAFSTGNTIPHYPKDPTFTMTHLADTHLNPLFTATVEATEEAILNALTMAVTVEGRDGRRVEAISLGRLRALLGTGHGQPARPAP, from the coding sequence ATGTTGCTCCTGCTCTCCGGCACCGCCGCGACGGCCGGCAGCGGCCGGCCGGCCGGAACGGAAGAACCACGGCACCGGGCCCGCGATCTGGGCATTGCGATCGGGCGATACCAGCCTGGGCCCCTGAACGCGATCACCGATGTCGCGGGCGTGACGGTCGGACAGGTTACGCTGATCAAGGGGCAGGGGGTGCTGAAGCCGGGAGAGGGACCGGTGCGTACCGGCCTGACCGTGGTCATTCCCCGGGAAGACGTCTGGCACAAGAAGGTGCCGGCCGCCTCGTTCGTGCTGAACGGCACCGGGGAGATGACCGGGCTCGCTTGGGTGGCGGAATCCGGGTTCCTGGAATACCCCATCGCGCTGACCAACACCCTCAACGTCCCGCGCGTGGCCAATGGGGTCATGAGCTGGATGATCAAACGGTACCCGGACATCGGCATCACCGACGACACGCTCACGCCCCTGGTGGCCGAATGCGACGACAGCCGGCTGAACGACAGCCAGGGCCGGCATGTGTCCGAGGCGGATGTGATCGCCGCGCTGGATGGGGCCAAAGACGGGCCCGTGACGGAAGGAGCGGTGGGGGCCGGGACCGGGATGGTCTCCTACGGCTTCAAAGGCGGGATCGGCACCTCGTCCCGCCGGCTTCCGGCGGAGGAGGGGGGCTACACGATCGGCGTCCTGGTTAATGCCAATCACGGCCGGCGGGACGAACTTCTTGTGGCCGGAGTTCCCGTGGGAAAATTGTACGACAACGATTCCAAGTCCCAACAGAGTCGGCGGCCCCAAGAAGACGAGGCCCGGCTGACGGCGCGCGAATCGTGGCTCTCCGGTCAGGAAGGGTCCATCATTATCCTCATCGCCACGGATGCCCCGTTGGAGGCCCGCCAACTCGGACGCCTGGCCAAGCGGGCAGCGCTGGGCCTGGCCAGGACCGGCTCAACGGCGCGGCATGGGAGCGGGGATTTCATCTTGGCCTTTTCAACCGGCAATACGATTCCACACTATCCGAAAGACCCGACGTTTACCATGACCCATCTGGCCGATACCCACCTCAACCCGCTCTTTACCGCAACCGTCGAGGCGACGGAAGAGGCCATTCTCAACGCGCTGACCATGGCAGTGACCGTGGAAGGACGGGATGGCCGCCGCGTGGAGGCCATTTCGCTCGGTCGGCTCAGGGCCCTGCTGGGCACCGGACACGGCCAGCCGGCCCGACCTGCTCCGTAG
- a CDS encoding MBL fold metallo-hydrolase, producing MKISFHGAARSVTGSRHLVQAGGTRVLLDCGLFQGRRQEAERQNRNLGFDPKSVDAVLLSHAHIDHSGALPALAKYGFSGKVHGTNATADLTEMMLADSAHIQESDCRYVNKKERRRGKDCRRPFYDSDDARDIVRRFVSTRYGDVLSVRPRLKASFHDAGHILGSAAVRLMATAGGSTKTILFTGDLGRKQMPILRDPEPPTPCDVLIIESTYGDRVHDETVEAAKAKAQALVAHAVAHRSKIIVPAFAVGRTQDIVMWIKDLVKEGRIDPLPIYIDSPMALRATEIFRRHPECYDEETYRALTSEGDPFIARYIHYVGSVQESQNLNSMKGPCVIIAASGMCEGGRVVHHLKHAIQDEANVIAIVGFQAEHTLGRKLVEGWETVPIFGVLTPRRAQVVRFNGLSAHADRNDLLAYVRAITPAPDKIFVVHGEEKQSFSLAAAIRSEHPGIEVTVPEPDSTHEI from the coding sequence ATGAAGATTTCCTTCCATGGAGCAGCCCGGTCCGTAACAGGCAGCCGGCATCTCGTCCAAGCCGGAGGGACCCGCGTCCTGTTGGATTGCGGACTTTTCCAGGGCCGCCGCCAGGAGGCCGAGCGACAGAACAGGAATCTGGGATTCGACCCCAAATCGGTGGACGCAGTCCTGCTGTCCCATGCCCATATCGACCATTCCGGAGCCTTGCCGGCGCTGGCCAAGTACGGCTTCTCCGGAAAAGTCCACGGCACCAACGCCACCGCGGACCTGACGGAAATGATGTTGGCCGACTCCGCCCACATCCAGGAAAGCGATTGCCGATACGTGAACAAGAAGGAGCGCCGGCGCGGCAAGGACTGCCGCCGGCCGTTCTACGATTCCGACGATGCCCGCGACATCGTTCGACGCTTTGTGAGCACGCGCTACGGTGACGTCCTGTCGGTGCGGCCCCGGCTGAAAGCCTCCTTCCACGACGCAGGGCATATTCTGGGGTCCGCAGCGGTCCGCCTCATGGCCACCGCCGGCGGCTCGACCAAGACCATCCTCTTCACCGGCGACTTGGGCCGCAAACAGATGCCGATCTTGCGCGATCCAGAACCGCCCACGCCTTGCGACGTCCTGATCATCGAATCCACCTATGGGGACCGGGTCCACGACGAAACCGTCGAGGCGGCCAAGGCGAAAGCTCAAGCCCTGGTCGCTCACGCCGTCGCCCACCGGAGCAAGATCATCGTGCCGGCGTTTGCGGTGGGGCGGACGCAAGATATCGTCATGTGGATCAAGGACCTGGTGAAAGAAGGGCGGATCGACCCGCTGCCGATCTACATTGATTCGCCCATGGCCCTGCGCGCCACCGAGATCTTCCGCCGACATCCGGAATGCTACGACGAGGAGACGTACCGGGCCCTCACCTCGGAGGGAGATCCCTTTATCGCCCGCTATATCCACTATGTCGGCTCCGTGCAGGAAAGCCAGAACCTGAACTCGATGAAGGGCCCTTGCGTGATCATCGCAGCCTCCGGGATGTGCGAAGGAGGCCGCGTCGTCCATCACCTCAAACATGCGATTCAGGACGAAGCCAATGTAATCGCCATCGTGGGGTTTCAGGCCGAGCACACCCTGGGCCGGAAACTCGTTGAAGGGTGGGAGACGGTCCCGATCTTCGGCGTCTTAACCCCTCGGCGCGCGCAAGTGGTCCGGTTCAACGGGCTCTCGGCCCATGCGGACCGCAACGATCTCCTGGCCTATGTCCGGGCCATCACGCCTGCGCCGGACAAGATTTTCGTAGTGCATGGGGAAGAGAAGCAGTCCTTCTCGCTGGCCGCGGCGATCCGCTCCGAGCATCCGGGGATCGAGGTCACGGTGCCGGAGCCAGACTCGACCCATGAAATCTGA
- a CDS encoding TIGR00730 family Rossman fold protein, whose amino-acid sequence MGKPNSKEEKLLEALLQSPSYRRADKDPDFLSRDELRPVRLQLELLKPELIQQDEGIRSTVVVFGSARLCEPAEAQRHLAQAEEVLRQQPDDPDRRRSVAIARRQLALSTYYDEAREFGRLVSSSCQVNGECEFVVVTGGGPGIMEAANRGAADVGAKSMGLNITLPHEQRPNPYITPALCFQFRYFALRKMHFLLRAKALVAFPGGFGTMDELFEALTLLQTGTVHGITIVLVGRAFWERLINWPMLVEEGLVSPEDLHLLHYAETAREVWDIIASAQQVSPSQTPQPNPRPARP is encoded by the coding sequence ATGGGTAAGCCCAACTCAAAGGAAGAGAAGCTCCTCGAAGCGTTACTGCAATCTCCCTCCTACCGCCGGGCCGACAAAGACCCAGATTTTCTGAGCCGCGACGAGTTGCGGCCGGTGCGCCTGCAGCTCGAACTGCTCAAGCCGGAACTGATCCAGCAGGACGAAGGGATCCGTTCCACCGTCGTGGTCTTCGGCAGCGCGCGACTGTGCGAACCGGCCGAAGCGCAGCGCCACTTGGCCCAAGCAGAAGAGGTGCTACGCCAGCAGCCGGACGATCCGGACCGCCGGCGCTCGGTGGCCATCGCACGCCGCCAGCTCGCTCTGTCGACCTACTACGATGAAGCCCGGGAGTTCGGACGCCTGGTCTCCAGTTCATGCCAGGTCAACGGCGAGTGCGAGTTCGTCGTCGTGACGGGCGGGGGCCCAGGGATCATGGAGGCGGCCAATCGCGGCGCGGCGGACGTCGGGGCCAAGTCCATGGGGCTCAACATTACACTCCCGCACGAACAGCGGCCCAACCCCTACATCACGCCGGCCCTCTGCTTTCAGTTCCGTTACTTCGCCTTGCGCAAGATGCATTTTCTCCTCCGGGCCAAGGCACTGGTCGCCTTTCCCGGCGGGTTCGGCACGATGGACGAACTGTTTGAGGCGCTGACCTTGCTGCAAACCGGCACCGTGCACGGGATCACCATCGTCCTGGTGGGCCGTGCCTTCTGGGAACGGCTGATCAACTGGCCTATGCTGGTCGAAGAAGGGCTGGTCAGCCCGGAAGACCTCCACCTGCTCCACTATGCGGAGACGGCCCGGGAAGTCTGGGACATCATTGCGAGCGCCCAGCAAGTATCCCCGAGCCAGACACCCCAGCCCAATCCACGCCCGGCACGTCCATGA
- a CDS encoding N-acetyltransferase, with translation MTSPLRDERFLVRPAHVGDLDRLVNFSLAMAQETEGRQLDQTLLRQGTKALFDEPARGFYLVAEVQHQPTPTVIGQLMVTFEWSDWRNATFWWIQSVYVHPDWRRQGVYRTMHRHVLREAKERKDVCGVRLYVEKDNQGAQQAYHRVGLSPSTYQVFEEDFMLTKRARASKL, from the coding sequence CGTCGCCGCTCCGTGACGAGCGGTTCCTGGTCCGACCGGCCCATGTCGGCGACCTGGATCGGCTTGTCAACTTCAGCCTGGCCATGGCGCAGGAAACAGAGGGGCGGCAATTGGACCAGACGTTGCTCCGCCAGGGCACCAAGGCCCTCTTCGACGAACCGGCGCGGGGGTTTTACCTGGTGGCCGAAGTCCAGCACCAGCCCACCCCGACCGTCATCGGCCAACTCATGGTGACCTTCGAATGGAGCGATTGGCGCAACGCGACCTTCTGGTGGATTCAGAGCGTCTATGTCCACCCGGACTGGCGCCGCCAAGGTGTCTATCGAACCATGCATCGGCACGTGCTCCGCGAAGCCAAGGAACGAAAAGACGTCTGCGGCGTGCGACTGTACGTGGAAAAAGACAACCAGGGGGCCCAGCAGGCCTATCACCGGGTGGGGCTATCGCCGTCAACCTATCAGGTGTTTGAAGAGGACTTCATGCTGACTAAACGGGCCAGGGCGAGCAAGCTGTAG